The Polyangium aurulentum genomic interval CACGCAGGACGACAATTCGGGCGGCGGGATCAGGACCGACCGCACACAGGGCTTGCCGTCGCAGAGCTGACCCTCCGGGATGGCGTTCTCCTCCGTGCACGCGCCATCCCACCCGGCGGGCGCGGAAAAATCGGTCGCGCTCCCGGCGCACCCGATTTCCGAATGGACCGTCCAGTCCGTGCCCGGCACGCATACCTGCGGAGGGAGGTCGCAGTTGCATTGCGGGCACGTCGCGGGGGGTTGGGGACCCGGATCGAGAAAGCCTTTGAAAGCATCGGACCAGAGCTCGCCTTCACACGCATCCACGGGCAGCTCGGCCTCCGGTCCTAGCCAGAGAGCGACCGGCCCCTTCCAGCCCCATGTCGACTCCGGCAAACACACCCCGGAGCACTCCTGAGGCGCCTCCTCCCCGCCTCCCCCTCCCGCCCCTCCACTTCCACCTCCCCCTCCACTGCTTCCACCCACCCCCATCCCAGACTGCGAGAGATAATCATCCCCCACGTACGCATCCGCCGAGCACCCCCCCAGCCCCCAGAGTATCGCGATCCACCCGACAAACCCGAAGTGCTTTGTGAACATGGCGCGATCTATAGCCAGTTCACGCTCTCCTGTCTAGCCCGGACCAACCCAAAAGTTGTCTCGACCAACCTTTTTGTTCCCGGCGCCTACCGGCAGCAGGCCGTGGTCAGCGCCCGCATCTCGAACGCCCCGACTGCCTGGCCCCCGCTCGGCGCGCCGCAGGTCTTCGAGACGCGCTTGCCAGCTCTCTTCGCGCTCGCATCGGGCTTCGGCGCCTCGCACGCGCACGCCGTGCAGTCGCGCGAGTCCTCGAAGCTGCGATAAAAGGTGAACCGCTCGCCCCTGGCCCAGTCGCCCACGCAGGGCACGTCGCCGCTCTTCATGACGCACAGCCCGTAACCGGCCGGCGGCCGCGGGCCGCAGCCCTGGCCCGAGGGGCACCCCGCCTTGCTCTCCGCCGAGCACACGACGATCACAGGACCGAAGTCCGGCGCGCGGATGTCGGCCTCCACCACCTCGCGCGCGGCGCACGCGCCCTCCGAGGGCTCGCACGCGCACTCCTGGCAGATGTGCGGAGGAGCCTCGAGCTTCGCGGGGTAAGCGACCTGCGTGAAGCCCCACCCCTCGGCAGGACAAGGGCCGTCGGGCTGGTCGCGGATCTCCCCGCGCCACAGGGCGGCAGGGCCGTCCCAGCCTTCCGGCGCGGATGAAGCGCATGAGCCCGGACAACCATGCCCCCCATCCGTGACGCCCCCGCCGTCGTTCGAGCAGCTCGACACGAAGACCAGCGTTCCCAGCGAAATGACTGCGACAAACGTCGTCTTCCATCGCAACATGCCTCGATCCTAGCCAAGCCGCACATGCCTGTCGAGCCAGGACAACCCCCCTGTTGTCGAGACCAACCTCGCCCGCCGTTCTGTCACTGCGCCGACAAACCCCGCACGAGCCCCCACACCGCAAACAGGGCTCTGTTTGTCTTGACAAGATACGTGGGTTGCGCTCTGGGGCGCTCGTGCTGCGGAGGGCGGCGCGAAATCGCCTAGGTAGCGCGCCCCACGGGTCGCGAGCGTCCGTCCACGACCTAGCGCCTCGTGCGACCTGTCACCAGCGCTCGTCACGCTTCCTGCAGGATTCCCGCGCCAACCGCTTGCCGTGCGCGCCGCGAAACCCTTACGGTAGATGGGGTCCCATGCGTGATCGTCCACGGCTTCGCGCAGCGAGAGGTGCGGCATGAACCCCTGTCAGCACTGCGGGGACATGGGGCACGACATCTCCGCTTGCCCGCTGCGTACAAGCGCCGCCGAGATGCCCCCGCTCGCCCCTGGCGTGGTCGTCGGCAACTCCTACCAGATCGAGGCCGAGCTCGGCCGCGGCGCCATGGGCGTCGTCTACCGCGCCCACGACGTCTGGCTCGACCGCACGGTCGCCCTCAAGGTCATCGCTCCGACCTGGGCCTCGAGCGCCGACGCCGAGCCGCTCCTGCGCAAGGAAGCCCAGGCCCTCGCCTCCATCCGCAACGGCCACGTCGTGCAGGTCTACGCCTTCGGCCAGCACGCAGGCTCGTACTTCTTCGCCATGGAGTACGTGCACGGCGACAGCCTCGCCAACATCCTCTGGGCCTACCGCGAGCACGGCTCGTTCATCCCCCTGCGCCGCGCCCTCACCGTCCTCGAGCGCATCGCCATGGGCATCGGCGCCGTCCACGACGCTGGCCTCGTCCATCGCGACGTCAAGCCCGGCAACATCCTCATCGAGGAGGACACCGGCCGCCCCGTGCTCGTCGACTTCGGCCTCGCCTCGCACGACGAGCGCATGCGCGCGTCGAACTTCTCCGGCGGCACCCCGCGCTACATGCCCGCCGAGCAGGCAGGCATGGGCATCAACGGCGCCGTCGTCGGGCCCTGGAGCGACGTCTACGCCTTCGGCGCCACCGCGTTCGAGATCCTCGCCGGCCGCGCGCCCTTCGAGGAGGAGGGGTTCCAGAAGCTCATCTGGGCCCACATGCTCACGCCCCCGCCCCCGCTGTCGAAGTTCCGCCCCGACCTCGCCCCCTTCAACCCGATCCTCGCCCGCGCGCTCGCGAAGGACCCGAAGGATCGCTACCAGAGCGCCTCCGACATGGTCGCCGCGCTCCTCGCCGCCGCAGACGAGAGCGCGAAGGACGATCCGCCGCTCACGCGGCAGCGCTTCACGAGCATCCCCCCCGACGGCGCGCCCCTGCGCGTGCTCACCGTCGACGACGACCCGGCCTTCCGCAAGTTCGCGGTCAAGGCGACCGAGCTCGCGTGCAGGGACAAGCCCTACAAGGTCTCGGCCGCGGGCACGGGCGCCGAGGCCATCGAGATCGCCCGGCACGAGCCGCCGGACGTGGTGCTGCTCGACTTCGACATGCCGGGGCTCGACGGCGTCGACACGCTCTCGCACCTGCGCTCGCTACCCGAAGGAGGGCGCGCGCGCGTCGTCGTGCTCTCCGGCCGGCTCGGCGCTCAGGATCGCTGGCGCTTCTCGGTGCTCGGCGTGAAGGACTTCGTCGCCAAGCCCATCGACCTTCGAAGGCTCGTGCGCGTGATCGAGGACCTCGTCAGCCGCGTGCAGTCGAGCATGAACGAGATGCCCACCCAGCCTCGCGGCTGACGCCTACGGGTGCGTGTCCGCGTCGTGCAGCGCCTTGATCGCGTCGTCGAGCGAGCGCTGCATCTCGGGCCAGGCGTCCTCGGGCGGCAGCCAGCCTGCGTCGATCCCCGTGAGCGCGTCCTCGAGCCGGCCCGCCGCCTCGCTGATCTCGAGGAAGCGGTACGAGCCGGCCGTGCCGTGGATCATGTGCGCCTGCTTGATCGCCTTGCGCACGAGGTCCTTGGTCCAGCCGCCGCGGCGCGCGTCGTCGATCGCCGTGCGGAGGGACTCGAGCTGGGCCGGTAGCTCGGTCAGGTAATCGGCGCGGAGCGCCGCCATGGCTGCGCGGATGTCGTCATCGTGGGTGGTCATGGTTGCTCCCCGCTCCCCTGATCGCTCGGGCTCGAGGCATGGCCCTCCTGGGAGCGCGCCTCGAGCAGCCCTCCTAGCATCTCGCGCACGTAGCCGACGAACTCGGCCTCGGGCGTGCGTGACTTCGTGAAGAACCTGGTCATTCCGAGACGCAAGGCATCCCTGTCGGCGGACGAAAGATCGCGCCCAGTATAAACGATGAGGGGCGTCTCGCTCGCCACCTCTGCGCGCAGCGTGGCCACCACGTCGAAGCCATTGCGCCGGGGCAGGCCCACGTCGAGGATGATGAGGTCGGGCCTCGCCACGCGCGCGATCTCGACCGCCTGATCGCCGTTCGTCGCCTGCACGCAGTCGATGCCGAGCGCCGAGAGCTGCCGGACGAGCACCTCGCGGAACGACGGATCGTCCTCGACCACGAGCACCCGCGCGTGCGCCCCGTCGGCCTCCACGAGCAGGACCACGGCAGAGGGCGGCGGCTGCGTGTCGCGGTCGTCCTCGGGCTCGGCGGGCAGCTCGAACCAGAACGTGCTGCCCTCGCCCACGCGGCTGTCGACGCCGATCGTGCCCCCGTGCTGCTCGACGATCGCCTTGGAGATCCACAGCCCGAGCCCCGTGCCCTCGTGCCTGCGCGTATCGGCGGCGTCGAGCTGCTGGAAGCGGCCGAAGAGCTTGGGCAGGTCCTCGGCCGGGATGCCCGGGCCCTGGTCCTGCACGGAGAAGCGCACGGACCCGGCCGTGGTCCCCTCGACGTGCACGCGCACCTTGCCGCCGGCGGGCGAGAACTTGGTCGCGTTCGACACCAGGTTCGTGAGCACCTGCGTGAGCCTGTCCTCGTCGCCGAGCACCGCGTGCGCCCCGCGCACGTCGGCCTGGAGCTCGACGCCGATGTCGCCGGCCGAGCGCAGCCCTTCGAGGGTCCCGTGCACGAGGCGCGCGGCGTCGATCGGCGCTCTCTTCAGCTCGATGCGGCCCGACTCCATCTTCTCGACGTCGAGGATGTCGTTGATGAGGCGCACCAGCCTGTCGGTGCTCGTTCGCGCGATCTGCACGACCTCCATGGCCTCCTCGGGCAGCTCGCCGAGCACGCCGCCCTCGAGCAGACCGAGCGCGCCGCGGATCGAGGTGAGCGGCGTTCGCAGCTCGTGCGACACGGTGGAGATGAACTCGTTCTTCATCCGCTCGACGGCGCGCCGCTCGGTGATGTCGCGGAAGATGCCCTGGATCTCGACCACGCGCCCGCCCTCGAACCTGACGCTCGCGCTGCCCTCGATGTCGATCCGCTGGCCCTCCTTCGTATACAGCGCCGACACGAACGTCCCGACGTCGTCGCCGCGCATGAGCCGCTCGAGCACGGCGCTCCCGGTGGTGCGCAGCTCGGGAGGGCCGAGCTCGACCAGGGGAAAGCTCGCGAGCTCGGCGGCCGTGCGGCCCGTGGCTTTGCGGAAGGAGCGGTTCGCGTAGAGGATGAGGCCCCTCGCGTCGACGCGGACGACCAGATCGCTCGCGCTCTCGAGCAGGTCGTCGAGCATCATCTTCGCCTCCCACGCCTCGCGGGCCGACCGGGTGAGCGCGGCGTTGGCGCGGCGCAGGTCGATCTGCGCGGCCACCTGGCGGGCGAGGGCCGCGAGCGCGAACCGCTGCGCCTCGTCGAGCGTGCGCGGGGCGCTGTCGATCACGCACAGCGTGCCGACGTTCCTGCGGTCGCGCGTCGTGAGCGGCGCGCCTGCGTAGAAGCGCACGCCCGGGGGCCCCGTCACGAGCGGGTTGTCGAAGAAGCGCTCGTCGTCGTGGGCGTCGGGGATGATGAAGACGTCGCTCTGCAGGATGGCGTGCGCGCAGAAGGCCACCTCGCGCGACGTCTCGGGGGCCTCGAGGCCGACCTTCGCCTTGAACCACTGCCGGTGCTCGTCGATGAGCGACACGAGCGCGATCGGCGTGCCGCAGATGTGCGCGGCGAGCTGGGTGAGGTCGTCGAACGCCGACTCTGGCAGGGTGTCGAGGATCTCGGCCTCGCGCAGGGCCGCGAGGCGCTCGGGCTCGTCCGGGGGCAGAGGGGCGCTCTTCATCGGGGGTTTACTTCAGGGGGGCGCGAGCGCCGCGATGATCTCGCGGATCTGCGAGGGCAGGCTCATGGGATCGAAGGGCTTCGGGATCACGCCGACCGCGCCTGCGGCGAGATAGCGCTCGACCTCTTGCTTCTGGACCTTGGCGGTCATGAAGATGACGGGGATGTCGGCCGTCTCGGCGCGGCTCTTCAGCTCGGCGAGCGTGGCGGGGCCGTCGAGGCCGGGCATCATCACGTCGAGCAGGATGAGGTCGGGCCGCTCTTGCGCGGCGAGCTCGATCCCCTCGGATCCCGACGAAGCGAGCACGACGGCCCACTTGCCGACCTTCTTGAGGCTGAGCTCGCCGATCTTGCGGATGTTGGGCTCGTCGTCGACGAGGAGCACCTTGGCGATCGCCATCAGGTCCTCTGTACTGCGGAGGGGGAGCGCGGCGGGGTGCTCAGACTCCGCCGCGCGGGGGGGTCACTTCGCTTCGACGCTGGCGCCGGCCTTCACGCTCACGCCGGCCTTCGCGCCGCCGGTGGCCTTGCCGCCGCCGTCGCCGTCGATGGGGGCCTTCATGTCGAAGGCGGGCGGGGTCTTGGGATCGCACTCGGGGGGCGGGCCGAAGCCATCCGAGTTGAACTTGTACTCGGCCTCGCCCGAGCCCTTGTGGGGATCCTTCGTGCTGATCGCCTTGATCGTGACCTCGTGGTCGCCCTTGCGCGCGGGCGTGCAGTACGAGAGCAGATAGAAGCGCTTCATGTGGTCTTCGATGCGCTGGGCCATCTTGTCGAAGGCCTCCTTCACGCGCGCCTGGTCGGTGGCGAGCTCGGTGCCGTCGCGGCCGATGTCCTCGAGCTTCGCCTTGCCGATCTCGGCGCCGACGCCGATCGCGTAGATCTCGTAGTTCTCGTAGTCCTCCTTGTCGAGCTCCTCGATCATCTCCTTGCGCGTGTGGCGGTTGGCGCGATCGGTGCCGTCGGAGAAGACGACGAGGGTGCCGAACTTGAGCGGACGGCGGTCCTTGTTGAGCTCCTTCTTGAGCTCGGGCAGCGCGAGGATCACGGCGCCGTGGAGGTTCGTCGACGGGTCCTTGGGCTTGTAGGTGCGCAGCCCTTCGAGGCCGCCTTCGACCGAGCCCTGGGCCTCGGTGAAGGGCACGACGGAGTGGAGCTTCTCCTCGCCGTCGAAGGCGTAGACGCCGACCTTCTGCGTCTTGCCGACCTTCTCGGCGAAGGCCTTGGCGGCGTCGACGAGCGGGTCGGCCTGGCCGGACTCGGTGATCGAGCCGGACATGTCCACGAGGAGCATCGTGTACATCACGGCTGCGACCTCGGGGTTCTGGATCATCTGCTTGCTCTCGAACAGCGAGACGAGCTCGCCGTCCTCGTAGATCTTGAAGTCCTCGGCCACCAGGCCGCCGACGGGCTTGTCCTTGCCCGCGTCGACGGTGAAGAAGACCCAGACGTTGTTGGGCTTCTTCTGGGCCGAGTTGATCACGCGCACGTTGAGCCCACCGCCACAGCCGGTGAGCACGAGCGAAAGCAGGACGAAGAGGCCCGCGGCATGGCGGGCGATCGCCCGCCCGAAGGGAGAGA includes:
- a CDS encoding protein kinase domain-containing protein, yielding MNPCQHCGDMGHDISACPLRTSAAEMPPLAPGVVVGNSYQIEAELGRGAMGVVYRAHDVWLDRTVALKVIAPTWASSADAEPLLRKEAQALASIRNGHVVQVYAFGQHAGSYFFAMEYVHGDSLANILWAYREHGSFIPLRRALTVLERIAMGIGAVHDAGLVHRDVKPGNILIEEDTGRPVLVDFGLASHDERMRASNFSGGTPRYMPAEQAGMGINGAVVGPWSDVYAFGATAFEILAGRAPFEEEGFQKLIWAHMLTPPPPLSKFRPDLAPFNPILARALAKDPKDRYQSASDMVAALLAAADESAKDDPPLTRQRFTSIPPDGAPLRVLTVDDDPAFRKFAVKATELACRDKPYKVSAAGTGAEAIEIARHEPPDVVLLDFDMPGLDGVDTLSHLRSLPEGGRARVVVLSGRLGAQDRWRFSVLGVKDFVAKPIDLRRLVRVIEDLVSRVQSSMNEMPTQPRG
- a CDS encoding Hpt domain-containing protein, whose translation is MTTHDDDIRAAMAALRADYLTELPAQLESLRTAIDDARRGGWTKDLVRKAIKQAHMIHGTAGSYRFLEISEAAGRLEDALTGIDAGWLPPEDAWPEMQRSLDDAIKALHDADTHP
- a CDS encoding ATP-binding protein codes for the protein MKSAPLPPDEPERLAALREAEILDTLPESAFDDLTQLAAHICGTPIALVSLIDEHRQWFKAKVGLEAPETSREVAFCAHAILQSDVFIIPDAHDDERFFDNPLVTGPPGVRFYAGAPLTTRDRRNVGTLCVIDSAPRTLDEAQRFALAALARQVAAQIDLRRANAALTRSAREAWEAKMMLDDLLESASDLVVRVDARGLILYANRSFRKATGRTAAELASFPLVELGPPELRTTGSAVLERLMRGDDVGTFVSALYTKEGQRIDIEGSASVRFEGGRVVEIQGIFRDITERRAVERMKNEFISTVSHELRTPLTSIRGALGLLEGGVLGELPEEAMEVVQIARTSTDRLVRLINDILDVEKMESGRIELKRAPIDAARLVHGTLEGLRSAGDIGVELQADVRGAHAVLGDEDRLTQVLTNLVSNATKFSPAGGKVRVHVEGTTAGSVRFSVQDQGPGIPAEDLPKLFGRFQQLDAADTRRHEGTGLGLWISKAIVEQHGGTIGVDSRVGEGSTFWFELPAEPEDDRDTQPPPSAVVLLVEADGAHARVLVVEDDPSFREVLVRQLSALGIDCVQATNGDQAVEIARVARPDLIILDVGLPRRNGFDVVATLRAEVASETPLIVYTGRDLSSADRDALRLGMTRFFTKSRTPEAEFVGYVREMLGGLLEARSQEGHASSPSDQGSGEQP
- a CDS encoding response regulator — translated: MMAIAKVLLVDDEPNIRKIGELSLKKVGKWAVVLASSGSEGIELAAQERPDLILLDVMMPGLDGPATLAELKSRAETADIPVIFMTAKVQKQEVERYLAAGAVGVIPKPFDPMSLPSQIREIIAALAPP
- a CDS encoding VWA domain-containing protein, producing the protein MNYTISPFGRAIARHAAGLFVLLSLVLTGCGGGLNVRVINSAQKKPNNVWVFFTVDAGKDKPVGGLVAEDFKIYEDGELVSLFESKQMIQNPEVAAVMYTMLLVDMSGSITESGQADPLVDAAKAFAEKVGKTQKVGVYAFDGEEKLHSVVPFTEAQGSVEGGLEGLRTYKPKDPSTNLHGAVILALPELKKELNKDRRPLKFGTLVVFSDGTDRANRHTRKEMIEELDKEDYENYEIYAIGVGAEIGKAKLEDIGRDGTELATDQARVKEAFDKMAQRIEDHMKRFYLLSYCTPARKGDHEVTIKAISTKDPHKGSGEAEYKFNSDGFGPPPECDPKTPPAFDMKAPIDGDGGGKATGGAKAGVSVKAGASVEAK